In Vitis vinifera cultivar Pinot Noir 40024 chromosome 4, ASM3070453v1, the genomic window cccatgcctcgagctccccgtgaggaaagctcagattccactcatttctcagcaaaaagacagcgtgatagaaaatcacagttgtcaagttctatgcgcgcaagactaggcccacaagagcctgggagatcaaggccaccagcagccacaacccgggcgccacgccccgatcctatgatcgctcccatggtgcagaacgtacctccgcatcgtgaccccatggtcaccccagcgatgcggaacgttcactcacacctagcggaacgaccagctgggagaaaccttccaaacgagccacccattggctccatcagcaaaaggctggatgacatgctctccacgcccttttgctctcatatcacTCATTACGaacccccaaggggattcctcgtaccgaAGTTTTCCACATATGATGGGACCAACGaccccttcgatcacatcatgcactatcgacagcttatgacgctcgatattggcaacgatgcattgttatgcaaagtattccccgccagccttcaagggcaggccctctcatggtttcatcgcctacctcctaactctattgacaatttcagggacctctctgaagcattcgtgggacagtacttgtgctctgctcgacacaagcagaatatcagcaccctccagaacataaaaatgagagacaacgaatccttgagggaatttgtgaaacgatttggccaagccgtactccaaatagaggtttgcagcatggatgctgtcctacaaatcttcaagagaagcatttgtccaggcactccattttttgaatcactggcaaaaaagcctcctacaacgatggacgatttgttcagacgtgctaacaaatattcaatgctcaaagatgacgtgcgtgcagccactcagcaagtattggttgccggacgggctTCTAGAGATAACGCGGACAGGCATGCCAAGCCTCCGGACCGTCCAAAACCAGTTGACCGGAGACAGGACGGGCCGAGTCGTCCGAATAGGCCGCCCGTCACACCCCTATCCGTATCAtacgaaaaacttctcccaatgatccaagggttgtccgacttcaggtggcctagacccctcgaaacggacccatccataagagaccgcagcaagaaatgcgccttccacaaagaccatggtcatacaacagagacgTGTCGATCCCTCCAGTATctagttgaaaggctcatcaaagcaggacatttaaaacagtacctccgctcagatactgGAGGAAGGGACGTATCTCAGCATCATAACTCTGAGGCCCCgagggccccagtcgcccccaaggctgtgataaactatatcaatgggggcccgtctgacgaggaatacgattccaggcgtaaaaggcagaaattgctgcgggccgcgtcaatacgcgagcgcattaattccatccggccgggtcttactggagagggccctcgccccatagatgggacaatcattttcccaccagtagatcccacccggacgctacagccacatcgcgacgccctcatcctctctctagaaataggagattttgatgtaagacgtatcttggttgatccaggcagttcagccgatctagtacaagcatcagtcatgggccatatgggacatagtctcgcgggtctcgaaaaccccggacgaatcttatccggattcaacggatcatcaacaacatccttaggagacattatactgccggtTCGAGCTGGActagtcactctcaacgtgcaattctcGGTGGTGCAAGAATTGCCacccttcaatatcatcttgggacgcacatggcttcactacatgaaagccatcccttccacatatcatcaaatggtgagtttcctcaccaatgaagggcaaactgacttgtatggcagccagttagccgctcgccagtgcTACCAAATAGCACGTGAAACAGTCgctaaccaggaggatgcatctccccctgaacctagcattgcgtgcgaccaatagcaattattgggtccggtggacaaggatcccccggtagcagatcccttacaaacaatccaaatctcagaagagaatgatcacctcacaaacatcagttccctcatgacacaagaagaaacccaGAGCATACAGAATATCCTTCGAaataaccatgacatcttcgcatggacacattcggatatgaagggaattcatccctctatcgcctctcacaagcttaacgtctttccagcagccagacccattcgacagaagattagacgatttcacccggatagacaaagagttatccaagatgaaattaacaaattgttggaagccggattcatcagagaggtatcttatccggattggttggcaaatgtagtagtggtaccaaagaaaaagggcaaatggcgagtctgtgttgattacaccaatctcaataatgcatgtccaaaagacagttttcccttaccgcggatagatcaaattgtggattccacttccgggcaagggatgctctctttcttggatgccttctccggctatcaccaaattcccatgtctccggatgacgaagaaaaaacagcattcataacgccacacggcctctattgctacaaagtcatgccattcggactcaaaaacgctggcgccacgtatcaaagattgatgactaaaatcttcaaacctctgataggccgctcggtcgaggtatacattgacgatatcgtggttaaaagcaaaactcgagagcagCATATCCTCCATTTACAAGAAGTATTTTACCTATTgcgaaagtatgacatgaagctaaatccttccaaatgtgcctttggcatgagtgctggcaaatttctgggatttatggtcagccaaagaggcatagaagtcagcccggatcaagtcaaagcagtcatggagacacctcctcccaggaacaaaaaggagttacaacgcctcacaggcaagctcgttgtgttaggacgttttatagcccgcttcactgatgagttgcgacccttcttcttagcgatacgaaaagctggaacgcagggatggacggacaattgccaaaacgcgttggaaagaattaaacaCTGTCTTATGCATCcgcccatcttgagcagccccatcccaaaggagaagctatatatgtatttagctgtctcagaatgggcaatcagcgccgttctattccgctgcccttcgccaaaggagcagaaacctgtctactatgtcagcagagctttggcagatgtagaaaccaggtattcaaaaatggagctaacagccttagctcttcgaagtgctgctcaaaagctccgcccctattttcaagcccacccagtgattgtactgaccgaccagccccttcgtagcattctacacaagccagatttaactgggcgaatgctacaatgggccatcgaattgagcgaatttggaatcgaattccaacccagattatccaaaaaaggccaagtaatggccgacttcgtgctcgaatattcacgaagacccgaccagcaccacgaatcaggtgaacaggagtggtggactctacgagttgacggagcctcacgctcatcaggctctggagttgggctcttaTTGCAGTCCCCAACTAGGGAACATCTGGAGCaggccatccggctgggattctccgcgtctaacaatgaagcagaatacgaggccatcctgtccggattggacctcgctcttgctctatccgtctccaaactccaaATCTACAGCAACTCGCAACTAGTGGTAAGGCAtgtccagaaagaatatgaggctaaggactcacgcatggcgtgatacttggccaaagtaagaagcaccttacagcaattcaccgagtggacaattgaaaaaattaagcgagctgacaacgggcgcgctgacgccttggccggtatagctgcttccctccccatcagagaagccattctattgcctATCCATGTACAAGCCAATCCCTCTGTCGCAGAAAATTCCACTTGCAACTCCATTGAGGCAGACCAAGCGGATGATCAAGAATGGACGCATGATATTAcagaatatctccggacaggaactttacccgaagatcctaaacgagcgcacaaaatccgggtgcaagctgcccgtttcaccctgattggggggcacctgtacaagcgatccttcacagggccttatcttcgctatcttgggcattcagaggcccagtatgtgttagctgagttacatgaaggaatatgcggaaatcatacgggaggacgatccctagcacatagagctcattcacaaggatactattggccaacaatgaagaaagacgcggcagcatatgtccaaaaatgtgataaatgtcaaagatacgctcccattccacatatacCATCAGTCGCATTAAAATCGGtctcaggcccatggcctttcgcgcagtggggcatggacatagtgggacccctcccagcagcacccgcccaaaagaaattccttcttgtcgccactgattacttcagtaaatgggtagaagctgaagcatatgcaagcatcaaagataaagatgttaccaagttcgtatggaagaacattgtttgctGCTTTGggattccccaaatcatcatagctgacaatggtccacaatttgacagcattgcattcaggaatttctgttcggaattgaatatccggaattcatactccacgccacgttatcctcaaagcaatggccaggcggaagccacaaacaaaactctagtCAATGCCTTGAAGAAAAGGCTggagcaagccaaagggaagtgggtggaggaactacccggcgtcctgtgggcctatcgaaccacacccggacgaccaacaggaaatactccttttgccctcacatatggaatggatgcagtcattcccactgaaataggtcttcctactatccggactgatgCAGCAAAGCAAAAAGACGCCGACacggaactaggaagaaatttggactgggcagacgaagtcagagaaagcgcatccatccggatggcagattatcaacaaagagcatcagcgcattacaatcgaaaagtcaggcccagaaacttcaaaaatggtacactagtacttagaaaagtttttgaaaatactgctgaagtaggcgcaggaaaattccaagccaattgggaaggaccctacatagtgtctaaggcaaatgaaaatggagcctatcatttacaaaagctagatggcactccgttactcagaccatggaatgtgtttaatttaaagcagtattatcagTAGAAAGTGTACacaagtgcaaatgagaaagaagtaagttttattgatatgagtaaatgtaattacaaagagacatccggaccacaaaaatatacagaaggaaaaattacagcagaaaaattgcaagaagagataaactatcagggagcaggtttctcatggagcttcttttcttcacttggaggaattgaaggggtatctcgctttataccgttcttcttcatgcagcagcgatacccaaatataaatgtatcatccacttgtttctggtaatccgctgcaagttcctccctttccacagcaaactcccgttcaagttcctctttttgcacatccagacgcagctgcaagtcttccttctgtttcttttcattcaaaacttCTGTCCGGAGTCGACTCAATTCATCCCTTAGCCGGGCTGCCTCACCCTCCGCCTCATGAAGGCGGCCCGCAATTGATTCTTCTCGACCCTTTGCCTCAGCCAACTCCACccggagggcttcattttcctctcgcatggtggatagactggcctcagcctcctccattctcagacgcagttgattttcaatctcttggtgccgagaggagaaggtcctcatatagtctgcagtctgcagcagctgagtaaaaagagcgtgttgttgagacatgctgcggaggcccctcaccagctaacacacaaacaagaaaagcaaaaatataaatcatactacaacaaacacatcagtgcaacaaaaagtcaaaaagcaaaaacacaagacaacggtgtaccgtttctatcatatcaaacatcttagcagagggcttgatggctttccagtcaggagtaatctgctttaacttagcttccaactccgcgtagctgaaagggctagcgGGAGCGGCATCATCAGCAGATTCCTCCTCGGATGAGGAAGGAGAGGGTAGCTCGTGTCCCGGAATCGGAGCCCCCATATTTTCGTCCGGGCACATAGGTCCGGATGCATCCTCAGCCGGAATTATTGCCGGAGCGGCTGAGGTCTCAGTAgccatctccacctcgcctccatccggatgagcgtcatgggcagaagcgcagctaatttcaatctcttgctgccgctcttgaagccgcTCAAAGAGTCCGGACTGTAGATCGCGCGTCAAACGCAGC contains:
- the LOC132253684 gene encoding uncharacterized protein LOC132253684, whose product is MPTEKDPKERAYKTLLSARNLTEVIREPQEYVINILPKKLAKDEIVSGEHYTVKELPLYQEAKEADAERRRKLLEDRDQKKTEGTIRKAPGQKGGPDPPSKKIPGKRGKLVKKHGKDVKEPTPPKEFPPPQTTYEGEVMIEEPVNAAPHSISSGPGRMSGLNHSGPSLVAAARLANVAEEAASINRPGNLNPDADAAETAPLEEAGAESQSQPSDDPDRLAIVLVKGSPLKKLRLTRDLQSGLFERLQERQQEIEISCASAHDAHPDGGEVEMATETSAAPAIIPAEDASGPMCPDENMGAPIPGHELPSPSSSEEESADDAAPASPFSYAELEAKLKQITPDWKAIKPSAKMFDMIETLVRGLRSMSQQHALFTQLLQTADYMRTFSSRHQEIENQLRLRMEEAEASLSTMREENEALRVELAEAKGREESIAGRLHEAEGEAARLRDELSRLRTEVLNEKKQKEDLQLRLDVQKEELEREFAVEREELAADYQKQVDDTFIFGYRCCMKKNGIKRDTPSIPPSEEKKLHEKPAP